One Kribbella sp. NBC_00662 genomic region harbors:
- a CDS encoding DUF1707 and DUF4870 domain-containing protein yields MSTSDLLVTPAQRDRAVEILKEMYADGRLDHMEFDLRLEKALKARTRAELNSTFDGLVARPVPTFAPAAFTRPAPIQQYQGDGRGMGTVAHWLGYPTFFVGPAIVVATTGQKNPAVRRHAVEALNFQLTAVGAFAALGILTGFTHGFLGFLFPILGILWFLLTGIGGLATAATGKFRYPFTLRLIK; encoded by the coding sequence ATGTCCACTTCAGACCTGCTGGTGACGCCGGCCCAACGGGACCGCGCAGTCGAGATCCTGAAAGAGATGTACGCCGACGGCCGGCTCGACCACATGGAGTTCGACCTCCGGCTCGAGAAGGCCCTGAAGGCCCGCACCCGCGCGGAGCTGAACAGCACGTTCGACGGCCTGGTCGCCCGGCCGGTGCCGACGTTCGCGCCGGCCGCCTTCACCCGTCCGGCGCCGATCCAGCAGTACCAGGGTGACGGCCGCGGGATGGGCACGGTGGCCCACTGGCTCGGGTACCCGACCTTCTTCGTCGGCCCGGCGATCGTGGTCGCCACCACCGGCCAGAAGAACCCCGCCGTACGCCGTCACGCTGTCGAAGCCCTGAACTTCCAGCTGACCGCCGTCGGCGCGTTCGCGGCCCTGGGCATCCTCACCGGGTTCACTCATGGCTTCCTCGGGTTCCTCTTCCCGATCCTCGGCATCCTGTGGTTCCTGCTCACCGGCATCGGTGGCCTGGCCACCGCGGCCACCGGGAAGTTTCGCTACCCGTTCACGCTGCGCCTGATCAAGTAG
- a CDS encoding M23 family metallopeptidase — protein sequence MVPHFPGANPRERGSIKRDDSTGTATTPYQRSRTRPPGRQTVVAACCLVLSLSAGVLAAVPSADPAEAKPPDPAAKKKQLDAQLGQQKADLDDASDQLGKSVAAYNQAETKYQAVQVRYAAAQGQLAAAKAADAVAAGKLAAAEAALRTAVADVEAGEKLIAEKRAVAGRAVRSAYQQQNSLVGLSIALRGAAPADIATGMQIQRNVFGIQSNAITNLNNAQAELASRQVKVAAAEKASEAARAEAAATVQRVTELTKQVAADKAEAAAVAKVKLIAFKAAEKEKNTELAQYNSLLRERARVEQLLIARAKAEKAAAARRKAAAEKAEREKARKEHRPPRNIPDPGGSGGGRLAYPVSSYITSPYGMRFHPVLHYWKLHDGTDFRAPCGTPVRAAADGVVTDKYYNGGYGNRLFVSHGVMDGRSITTVYNHLSKYKAHVGERVRRGEIIAWSGTTGYSTGCHLHFMVYQDGNVVNPMKWL from the coding sequence GTGGTCCCGCACTTCCCCGGTGCGAACCCGCGCGAGCGGGGGAGCATCAAGCGAGACGACAGCACCGGCACCGCCACCACGCCGTACCAGCGATCACGCACGCGACCGCCGGGCCGGCAGACAGTGGTCGCCGCCTGCTGCCTTGTCCTGTCCCTGTCCGCCGGAGTCCTGGCGGCGGTTCCGTCTGCCGACCCGGCAGAGGCGAAACCGCCGGATCCAGCCGCCAAGAAGAAACAGCTCGACGCGCAGCTCGGCCAGCAGAAGGCCGATCTGGACGACGCGTCCGATCAACTCGGCAAGTCCGTTGCCGCGTACAACCAAGCCGAGACGAAGTACCAGGCCGTCCAGGTCCGGTACGCCGCCGCGCAGGGGCAGCTCGCCGCCGCGAAGGCCGCCGATGCGGTTGCCGCGGGCAAGCTTGCCGCGGCCGAGGCGGCGTTGCGTACGGCGGTTGCCGATGTCGAGGCCGGCGAGAAACTGATCGCCGAGAAGCGGGCCGTGGCCGGTCGCGCCGTACGGTCGGCGTACCAGCAGCAGAACAGTCTGGTCGGGCTGTCGATCGCGTTGCGCGGCGCCGCGCCCGCCGATATCGCCACCGGGATGCAGATCCAGCGCAACGTGTTCGGTATCCAGAGCAACGCGATCACCAACCTGAACAACGCGCAGGCGGAGCTCGCCAGCCGGCAGGTCAAGGTCGCGGCCGCGGAGAAGGCGTCCGAGGCGGCCCGGGCCGAGGCGGCGGCGACGGTCCAGCGGGTCACCGAGCTGACCAAGCAGGTCGCGGCCGACAAGGCCGAGGCCGCGGCGGTCGCGAAGGTCAAGCTGATCGCGTTCAAGGCCGCCGAGAAGGAGAAGAACACCGAGCTGGCGCAGTACAACTCGCTGCTGCGCGAGCGGGCGCGGGTCGAGCAGCTGCTGATCGCGCGGGCGAAGGCCGAGAAGGCGGCGGCCGCGCGCCGGAAGGCGGCAGCCGAGAAGGCCGAGCGGGAGAAGGCACGCAAGGAGCACCGGCCGCCGCGGAACATCCCCGACCCGGGCGGCTCGGGTGGCGGGCGGTTGGCCTATCCGGTGAGCAGCTACATCACCTCGCCGTACGGGATGCGCTTCCACCCGGTCCTGCACTACTGGAAGCTGCACGACGGCACCGACTTCCGCGCTCCTTGCGGTACGCCGGTGCGCGCGGCGGCCGATGGAGTGGTGACGGACAAGTACTACAACGGCGGCTACGGGAACCGGCTGTTCGTCTCACACGGAGTGATGGACGGCCGGTCGATCACGACCGTCTACAACCACCTCTCGAAGTACAAGGCTCATGTCGGCGAGCGGGTCCGCAGAGGCGAGATCATCGCGTGGTCCGGGACGACCGGCTACTCGACCGGCTGCCATCTGCACTTCATGGTCTACCAGGACGGGAACGTCGTTAATCCGATGAAGTGGCTCTGA
- the smpB gene encoding SsrA-binding protein SmpB: MVKQTGQQKPIAQNRKARHDYHIEDVVEAGLVLTGTEVKSLRQGRASLVDAFAAVRGNELWLQGMHIPEYKHGTWTNHEPRRTRKLLLHKDEVQKLIRAVEQQGVSLIPLSLYFKDGYAKVELATGRGKKDYDKRHALAERQANREAQRALSDRHRR; the protein is encoded by the coding sequence ATGGTGAAACAGACCGGCCAGCAGAAGCCGATCGCGCAGAACCGGAAGGCGCGACACGACTACCACATCGAGGACGTGGTGGAGGCCGGGCTGGTGCTGACGGGGACCGAGGTCAAGTCCCTCCGGCAGGGCCGGGCCTCCCTCGTCGACGCGTTCGCCGCCGTCCGCGGTAACGAGCTGTGGCTGCAGGGCATGCACATCCCGGAGTACAAGCACGGCACGTGGACCAACCACGAGCCGCGCCGGACGCGGAAGCTGCTGCTGCACAAGGACGAGGTGCAGAAGCTGATCCGGGCCGTCGAGCAGCAGGGCGTGTCGCTGATCCCGCTGTCGCTGTACTTCAAGGACGGGTACGCGAAGGTCGAGCTCGCGACCGGGCGCGGCAAGAAGGACTACGACAAACGCCACGCCCTGGCCGAGCGCCAGGCCAACCGCGAGGCGCAGCGCGCGCTGTCCGACCGGCACCGTCGCTGA